In one window of Cytophagaceae bacterium ABcell3 DNA:
- a CDS encoding phospho-sugar mutase gives MKESSRIDSKTRKKIEEWLNGSYDQETKDKIQKMLDENQEDELIDSFYKDLEFGTGGLRGVMGVGSNRMNKYTVGAATQGLSNYLKSIYPKEQIKVAIAYDSRINSDYFAKVTADVFSANGIKVYFFEALRPTPELSYTIRHFQCHSGVVLTASHNPKEYNGYKAYWNDGAQMIAPHDVNVIREVQNIKDVNEIKFKRDENLIETIGEEVDEAYLDKIAALSVSKEAIRRQKDLKIVFTPIHGTAITLVPKVLEKFGFENVTVVEEQAKPDGTFPTVIYPNPEEADALSIAVKKAKEIDADLVLATDPDADRVGIAVKNHKNEWQLLNGNQTGSLLIKYMLNAWEEAGKITGKEFIVKTIVTSEIISRIADHYKVNCYNTLTGFKYIAARIKELQGKETFIVGGEESYGYLVGDDVRDKDAIAACAFIAEMVAWAKDKGASLFDMMRDMYVEYGFFKEKLISITKKGKTGAEEIQEMMKNLRENPPKTLNGSKLTKLMDYKAQTEKDLISGEEKTLTFPKENVLQFRTEDDTLVSARPSGTEPKIKFYFSVNEKLHSREAFDEVNQKLDKKIDTIIKELKLS, from the coding sequence ATGAAAGAATCATCCAGGATCGACAGCAAAACCAGAAAAAAGATAGAAGAATGGTTAAATGGCAGCTACGACCAAGAGACTAAGGACAAAATCCAAAAAATGCTGGATGAGAACCAGGAAGACGAACTTATTGATTCCTTTTACAAAGACCTGGAATTCGGCACCGGAGGATTAAGAGGCGTTATGGGCGTTGGCTCTAACAGGATGAACAAATACACTGTGGGCGCTGCTACCCAAGGACTTTCCAACTACTTAAAAAGCATATATCCTAAAGAGCAAATTAAGGTAGCCATTGCCTATGACAGCCGGATAAACAGCGACTACTTTGCCAAAGTTACCGCTGACGTGTTTTCTGCTAATGGCATCAAAGTGTATTTCTTCGAAGCCCTGCGGCCTACACCAGAACTGTCATATACCATCAGGCATTTCCAATGCCACAGTGGCGTAGTCCTGACAGCTTCCCATAACCCAAAAGAGTATAATGGATATAAAGCATACTGGAACGATGGTGCTCAAATGATAGCCCCACACGATGTGAATGTTATCCGCGAAGTACAAAACATCAAAGATGTAAATGAGATCAAGTTCAAGAGAGACGAAAACCTGATCGAAACCATAGGCGAAGAGGTGGACGAAGCGTATCTGGACAAAATTGCAGCCCTGTCAGTTTCTAAAGAAGCTATCAGAAGGCAAAAAGACTTAAAAATTGTATTTACCCCTATTCATGGAACTGCCATTACACTAGTACCTAAGGTACTTGAAAAGTTTGGCTTTGAAAATGTTACTGTAGTAGAAGAACAAGCAAAACCTGACGGAACTTTCCCTACGGTAATATACCCTAATCCAGAAGAGGCAGATGCACTATCTATAGCCGTAAAGAAAGCAAAGGAAATCGATGCAGACTTGGTGCTGGCAACAGACCCTGATGCGGACAGAGTTGGGATAGCCGTTAAAAATCACAAAAATGAATGGCAATTGCTCAATGGCAACCAAACAGGCAGCTTATTGATTAAATACATGCTTAATGCATGGGAAGAAGCCGGAAAAATAACAGGCAAAGAATTTATTGTCAAGACCATAGTAACATCTGAAATTATATCCAGAATTGCAGATCACTATAAGGTTAATTGTTATAATACATTAACTGGATTTAAATATATAGCCGCCAGAATTAAAGAACTACAAGGAAAAGAAACCTTTATTGTAGGAGGAGAAGAAAGCTACGGTTATCTGGTAGGCGATGATGTCCGCGACAAAGATGCTATTGCTGCATGTGCATTTATTGCAGAAATGGTGGCATGGGCTAAAGACAAAGGTGCTAGCCTGTTTGACATGATGCGTGACATGTATGTAGAATATGGGTTCTTTAAAGAAAAGCTCATTTCTATAACCAAAAAAGGTAAAACTGGCGCTGAGGAGATACAGGAAATGATGAAAAACCTCAGAGAAAATCCGCCTAAGACCTTAAATGGATCAAAATTGACCAAATTGATGGACTATAAGGCTCAAACGGAAAAAGACCTTATTTCTGGCGAGGAAAAAACGTTAACTTTTCCGAAAGAAAATGTCTTGCAATTCCGTACTGAAGATGACACTTTAGTGTCTGCCAGACCTTCCGGGACGGAACCTAAAATTAAATTTTATTTCAGTGTTAATGAAAAATTACATTCCAGAGAAGCCTTTGATGAGGTTAATCAGAAGCTAGATAAAAAAATAGACACTATTATTAAAGAGCTAAAACTATCATAA
- a CDS encoding TatD family hydrolase encodes MFVDSHAHIYSSQFAEDRDKVLEDCREAKVNKIYMPNIDDQSIDHMLEAELRYNSTCIPCMGLHPCSVDKGFEKKLYIIEDWLSKRSFAAVGEIGTDLFHDTTWFEQQKEAFNVQVKWALQYDLPIVIHCRNSLKETIAELKKQEEMPKGIFHCFTGTVEDAREIIEMGFYLGIGGVLTFKNGGLDKVVPEIPLDRIVLETDSPYLAPTPHRGKRNDPSYIPLIAKKLADLKNINIEEVAAQTTQNAENIFVEVEN; translated from the coding sequence ATGTTTGTTGATAGTCATGCGCACATATATTCGTCGCAGTTTGCAGAAGATAGAGATAAAGTATTAGAAGATTGTAGAGAAGCTAAAGTCAATAAAATATATATGCCCAACATTGATGACCAAAGCATAGATCACATGTTGGAAGCAGAATTGAGATACAATAGTACATGCATCCCTTGTATGGGTCTGCACCCGTGCAGTGTGGATAAGGGGTTTGAAAAAAAGCTTTATATAATAGAAGATTGGCTTTCAAAAAGATCTTTTGCTGCGGTGGGAGAGATTGGTACAGATCTGTTTCATGATACTACTTGGTTTGAGCAACAGAAGGAAGCTTTTAATGTGCAAGTAAAGTGGGCGCTTCAATATGATTTGCCTATTGTTATTCATTGTCGCAACTCCTTAAAGGAAACCATTGCAGAGTTAAAGAAGCAGGAAGAAATGCCTAAGGGTATTTTTCACTGTTTTACAGGTACGGTTGAAGATGCGCGCGAAATTATAGAAATGGGATTCTATTTGGGCATAGGAGGGGTATTGACTTTTAAAAATGGTGGACTAGATAAAGTGGTTCCCGAAATCCCACTAGATAGGATAGTGTTGGAGACCGATAGCCCTTATTTAGCACCTACTCCACATCGAGGAAAAAGAAATGACCCTAGCTATATTCCTTTAATAGCCAAAAAGCTTGCTGACTTGAAAAACATTAACATAGAGGAAGTCGCGGCACAAACCACCCAAAACGCAGAGAATATTTTCGTTGAAGTTGAAAATTAA